TTCGAAAACGAGGATCTTGCCGCCCAAGCGGCAACGTTCCGAAAGGAGCAACTCCCGTCGGGTATAATAGAAAGCCCCGTTTTCCATGACCGTGCCCCGAAATTGTTGCCGCATGGGGCGGTTTGCGGGGTTGTAGTTCAGCGGGGTGCCATCCGAAGTCCAGAAAAACCGCCTCACTCGGACGCCCGTCACAACGGAATCATAGTTTCCGTCCACCATCCGGCGAAATGCGTTGGCCAGATCCTTGCCTGTCGTAAGCGGGCTCGTCGCCTGGATCGTTGCAAGGTGGCTGAATTCGAAATGGTCGGCTGCATGGAGCATAACGGCCTCCGTGCTGGCCGTGTCAGTGGCCAACTCGGCAGGGCGCCGCAGAATACGGGTGTCCGGCGAGTGTTGGGCCACGACGGAGGCGATTTCCTCCGAATCCGTCGAGACGACCACCTCGGCAAAGATCCCGGCCGCATGGGCGGCTTCGAGTACCCACGCACAGAGCGGCCGACCCGCGATCGGTTTGATGTTCTTGCCGGGGATCCCCTTCGAACCTCCTCGGAGTGGAACTAGGGCGATCGCTCTCGGCACCTGGGAACCCAAGGGAGGTTGCAAACTCATAGGTTCACCGCCTCCGGTTCGGCTTGTGCTGCGGCTTCGTCCAAGAGTTCTCGTGTTTTGAGCTTTCTCCGCTGGACCCACTCGACGGGTAGAATCTCTTCTCTCTTGTACGCCAGGGCCTTGGACACATTTCTGAGGTCTCGAGCGAGCCGACGTAACCCGTCAGGTTCCAGACTAGCCGCATGGTCGGTGCCTTT
This is a stretch of genomic DNA from Deferrisoma camini S3R1. It encodes these proteins:
- a CDS encoding N-acylneuraminate cytidylyltransferase, whose product is MSLQPPLGSQVPRAIALVPLRGGSKGIPGKNIKPIAGRPLCAWVLEAAHAAGIFAEVVVSTDSEEIASVVAQHSPDTRILRRPAELATDTASTEAVMLHAADHFEFSHLATIQATSPLTTGKDLANAFRRMVDGNYDSVVTGVRVRRFFWTSDGTPLNYNPANRPMRQQFRGTVMENGAFYYTRRELLLSERCRLGGKILVFEMPPETAVELDEPEDWAKVESLLRRKILPARIGRVGLLVVDVDGTLTDAGMYWSAQGDTLKKFNTRDAMGLERVRRSGIEVAIITSEKSPIVAARARKLGITRCHLGIREKLPVLESLAAELGLSLEEVAYIGDDLNDLPCLERVGFGACPADAVSDVRATVDYVSTFPGGAGAVRDVCDTLIEARENRVERMNIRALP